A portion of the Fulvia fulva chromosome 1, complete sequence genome contains these proteins:
- a CDS encoding 3-oxoacyl-[acyl-carrier-protein] reductase produces MLSPLTGSAAITGAAKGIGRGAALAFVQTGCQKLLLGNVDTAGLEATKDLLLKAAVPGMELDVDTTYVDISDETSVEAFVQRCVARFGRLDYALNIAGICPARTPVVDLDVATYDRVVDVNLYGTFPCHRAQIRQMLQQAPNSTGTRGSIVSTSSMAGLNASPGASPYCSTKFGIIGLVKTDAIDCGPQGIRVNAVCPGFTDTPALHAISTADQRVALSKMIPLQRLGEAEDVGRTFAFLCSEEAGYVSGASYLCDGGAMVFRRG; encoded by the exons ATGCTCAGCCCCCTAACAGGCTCAGCCGCCATAACCGGCGCAGCAAAAG GTATCGGTCGAGGAGCCGCACTCGCGTTCGTGCAAACAGGATGCCAGAAACTGCTGCTCGGCAACGTCGACACAGCCGGGCTCGAAGCAACCAAGGATCTTCTTCTCAAGGCAGCAGTACCAGGCATGGAACTGGATGTGGATACGACGTATGTGGACATATCAGATGAGACATCCGTTGAAGCCTTCGTCCAACGATGCGTCGCTCGTTTCGGCCGCTTGGACTACGCTCTCAACATCGCTGGGATCTGTCCAGCACGAACTCCAGTCGTGGACCTGGACGTTGCAACGTATGATAGAGTTGTCGATGTTAACCTCTATGGC ACATTCCCCTGCCACCGTGCCCAAATCCGCCAAATGCTACAACAAGCACCTAACAGCACAGGCACCCGAGGCAGCATAGTCTCCACATCCTCCATGGCCGGTCTGAACGCCTCGCCTGGCGCATCCCCCTACTGCAGCACCAAATTCGGCATTATCGGGCTAGTCAAGACCGACGCCATAGATTGCGGTCCTCAAGGTATTCGGGTGAACGCTGTATGTCCGGGCTTCACGGACACGCCAGCGCTACATGCCATTTCGACGGCGGACCAGAGGGTGGCGTTGAGTAAAATGATCCCGTTGCAGAGGTTGGGCGAGGCGGAGGATGTGGGGCGGACGTTTGCGTTTTTGTGCTCGGAGGAGGCGGGGTATGTGAGTGGTGCGTCGTATCTGTGTGATGGAGGTGCGATGGTGTTTCGACGGGGGTAG
- a CDS encoding 2-(R)-hydroxypropyl-CoM dehydrogenase has product MVNWRRRRHNTSNSLPNLNQDPAQQNVLSRYKPCMMTTQTSGVALVTNAANDTGLAILHALIKGACTRIVVADASSNMQKLVAPLSSDTVQLRVVRHNPGDDDGWDRVVQEAAGHFGEIDYCINCSPVTSKFATPKPTLDLDPAEFKAGLYDTSRELWLACRAQLRQLTTQTNSKSTRSIVNIIPYGNFGTHPGHTMLAASSYGRTGMTKSMAKDFVTSGIRINAVCPGLVEGEVDTAPVLEQHMKLSAGRLITPTEVANAAVFLVGEGGNGMTGMAMPVDGGWSMTHN; this is encoded by the exons ATGGTCAACTGGCGTCGTCGTCGACACAATACGTCTAACAGTCTGCCGAACCTGAATCAAGATCCTGCACAGCAGAACGTTCTATCAAGATACAAGCCGTGCATGATGACAACTCAGACTTCCGGAGTTGCGCTTGTGACAAACGCCGCGAATG ATACAGGCCTAGCTATACTGCACGCACTCATCAAGGGCGCTTGTACACGAATCGTCGTCGCCGACGCTTCGAGCAATATGCAGAAGCTTGTGGCGCCCTTGTCTTCCGACACTGTTCAGCTTCGTGTGGTTCGACACAATCCCGGAGATGACGATGGCTGGGATAGAGTGGTACAAGAAGCAGCTGGACACTTTGGAGAGATTGATTACTGCATCAACTGCTCGCCTGTGACTTCAAAGTTCGCCACACCCAAGCCGACACTCGACCTTGACCCGGCAGAATTCAAAGCTGGCTTGTACGACACGTCGAGAGAA CTATGGCTAGCATGCAGAGCCCAGCTTCGCCAACTCACAACGCAAACCAACAGCAAATCTACACGAAGCATCGTCAACATCATCCCATATGGCAACTTTGGCACTCATCCCGGACATACCATGCTTGCTGCTTCATCTTATGGACGGACTGGCATGACCAAAAGTATGGCCAAAGACTTTGTCACGTCTGGCATTCGCATCAACGCTGTATGCCCTGGGCTAGTGGAAGGCGAAGTTGACACAGCGCCAGTGCTTGAGCAGCATATGAAGCTATCCGCTGGGCGGCTGATCACTCCTACAGAAGTGGCAAATGCCGCTGTATTCCTTGTAGGCGAGGGCGGGAATGGTATGACAGGAATGGCGATGCCAGTCGATGGAGGCTGGAGTATGACGCACAACTAG
- a CDS encoding Splicing factor 3A subunit 2 encodes MDYQNRAGSKFGGGGVASQSATNADRRERLRKLALETIDLDKDPYFFKNHVGSFECRLCLTVHQNDGSYLAHTQGRKHQTNLARRAAKDAQLAKGKEDGGYTGANAVVVKRNVVKIGRPGYSITKTRDPITRQEGLLFSLQYPEIAQGVEPKVRFMSAYEQKVEDPPDKAFQYLLVAAEPYETCGFKIQAREVDRREEKFWTWWDGDSRQFWCQVNFKTEREERFSGVPGLSRR; translated from the coding sequence ATGGACTACCAAAACCGCGCGGGCTCCAAAttcggcggcggcggcgtcGCCTCCCAATCCGCAACCAACGCAGACCGCCGCGAACGCCTCCGCAAACTCGCGCTCGAAACCATCGACCTCGATAAAGACCCCTACTTCTTCAAGAACCACGTCGGCTCCTTTGAATGCAGGCTCTGCTTAACCGTCCACCAGAACGACGGCTCCTATCTCGCGCACACCCAGGGACGGAAACATCAGACAAACTTGGCGCGGCGCGCTGCGAAAGATGCGCAGCTAGCGAAGGGGAAGGAGGATGGCGGATACACCGGTGCGAACGCCGTGGTGGTCAAGAGGAACGTCGTGAAGATTGGACGGCCGGGCTATTCCATCACCAAAACCCGCGATCCCATCACACGGCAAGAAGGACTCCTCTTCTCGCTCCAGTACCCCGAGATCGCACAAGGTGTCGAGCCCAAAGTGCGCTTCATGTCCGCGTACGAGCAGAAAGTGGAGGATCCACCGGACAAGGCGTTCCAATACCTGCTGGTGGCGGCCGAGCCGTACGAGACGTGTGGGTTTAAGATCCAGGCGAGGGAGGTGGATCGCAGGGAGGAGAAGTTTTGGACGTGGTGGGATGGTGATAGTAGGCAGTTTTGGTGTCAGGTGAACTTCAAGACGGAGCGGGAGGAGAGGTTTAGTGGCGTGCCAGGACTGTCGAGAAGATGA